From Woronichinia naegeliana WA131, the proteins below share one genomic window:
- the rpsD gene encoding 30S ribosomal protein S4, whose amino-acid sequence MSRYRGPRLRIVRRLGELPGLSRKTPRRAYAPGQHGQNRKKRSEYAIRLEEKQKLRLNYGITETQLVRYVKKARRATGSTGQALLQMLEMRLDNTVFRLGMAGTIPAARQLVNHGHITVNGRVVDIPSYQCRPGEVISVRNKDASRRLVQTNMEYPGLANLPTHLEFDKNSLVGKVNSVIEREWVALQINELLVVEYYSRKA is encoded by the coding sequence ATGTCTCGTTATAGAGGGCCACGCTTGCGTATTGTGCGACGACTGGGAGAACTCCCCGGTTTAAGCCGCAAAACACCCCGTCGGGCCTATGCCCCTGGTCAACATGGCCAAAATCGTAAAAAACGCTCCGAGTACGCGATTCGTCTCGAAGAAAAACAAAAACTCCGCCTCAACTACGGTATTACGGAAACTCAATTAGTCCGCTATGTGAAAAAAGCACGTCGGGCCACGGGTTCTACTGGTCAAGCCTTACTCCAAATGTTAGAAATGCGTTTGGATAATACCGTTTTCCGTTTAGGGATGGCTGGAACCATTCCGGCTGCTCGCCAATTAGTCAATCACGGTCACATTACCGTCAATGGCCGCGTCGTTGATATTCCTAGCTACCAATGTCGTCCGGGTGAAGTGATTAGTGTCCGCAATAAGGATGCCTCTCGCAGACTGGTACAAACTAATATGGAATACCCTGGTTTAGCCAACCTCCCGACCCATCTAGAATTCGACAAAAATTCCTTAGTTGGCAAAGTCAATAGTGTGATTGAACGAGAATGGGTGGCGTTACAAATTAACGAATTGTTGGTCGTTGAGTACTACTCTCGTAAGGCCTAA
- a CDS encoding ABC transporter ATP-binding protein: MKTTTDNALLCAQGLCKSFGGLKAVNSAGITVQKNSITGLIGPNGAGKTTLFNLLSNFIRCDRGEVIFDGSPIQQLHPHKIALKGCVRTFQVARVLSRLTVLENMLLATQQQTGENILKACFHQGKVRQEERQNREKALEILESVGLAAKAQDYAGALSGGQRKLLEMARALMTNPKLILLDEPAAGVNPTLIGQICEHIQNWNRQGITFLIIEHNMDVIMSLCHHVWVLAEGSNLADGTPQEIQNNQRVLEAYLGE; encoded by the coding sequence ATGAAGACAACAACGGATAACGCTCTTCTTTGCGCCCAGGGACTCTGTAAAAGTTTTGGTGGTCTCAAAGCCGTTAATAGTGCGGGGATTACCGTACAAAAAAACAGTATAACAGGCTTAATTGGCCCCAACGGTGCAGGCAAAACCACCCTATTTAACTTGCTCTCTAATTTTATTCGCTGCGATCGCGGTGAAGTCATTTTTGATGGTAGCCCGATCCAACAACTCCATCCCCATAAAATTGCCCTCAAAGGTTGTGTGCGTACCTTCCAAGTCGCTAGAGTATTATCCCGTTTAACGGTTTTAGAAAATATGTTACTAGCCACTCAACAGCAAACTGGGGAAAACATCCTAAAAGCCTGTTTCCATCAGGGTAAAGTCAGACAGGAAGAAAGACAGAATCGGGAAAAAGCCCTAGAAATTTTGGAATCCGTCGGATTAGCGGCCAAAGCCCAGGACTATGCAGGAGCTTTATCGGGAGGACAACGAAAATTGCTAGAAATGGCAAGAGCCTTGATGACTAATCCCAAACTGATTTTGCTTGATGAACCCGCCGCCGGTGTCAATCCCACCCTAATTGGCCAAATTTGCGAACATATTCAGAACTGGAATCGCCAAGGCATCACCTTCTTGATCATTGAACATAATATGGATGTGATCATGTCTCTCTGTCACCACGTCTGGGTTCTAGCAGAAGGAAGTAACCTAGCCGATGGCACTCCCCAGGAAATTCAAAACAATCAACGGGTACTGGAAGCCTATTTAGGCGAATAG
- a CDS encoding AEC family transporter, which translates to MATTLLPNNGNLGLPLLAFTLGEDGLQRAIIYMIGSSILLFGILPALLAGHSVRSGLTLTLKLPLMWAIAGGLGLQVWHLKLPANLEVTLNQLGQAAIPIALIILGIQLTRTRFGLGRHELGATALKLLLAPLIAYGVGILLHLQAIDLQVLILQTAMPTAVNTVVLVTEFGGDAIKVARTVVSSTLASLITLPFLLWATTQMVAH; encoded by the coding sequence TTGGCTACTACGCTATTACCCAACAATGGCAATTTGGGCTTACCCCTGCTGGCCTTTACCCTGGGAGAAGACGGTTTACAACGGGCCATTATTTACATGATCGGCTCTAGCATTCTCCTCTTTGGCATTCTTCCCGCCCTTTTAGCCGGCCATTCGGTTCGTTCCGGCTTAACTCTCACCCTCAAATTACCCCTGATGTGGGCGATCGCGGGAGGGCTAGGACTTCAGGTTTGGCATCTCAAATTACCCGCCAATTTAGAAGTTACCCTTAATCAATTGGGACAAGCGGCTATTCCCATCGCTTTAATTATTTTAGGGATCCAATTAACTCGTACTCGTTTTGGGCTAGGTCGTCATGAATTAGGGGCAACGGCCCTCAAACTGCTCTTAGCCCCTCTGATTGCCTATGGGGTAGGAATATTGCTTCATCTTCAGGCGATCGACCTTCAGGTTTTAATTCTCCAAACAGCTATGCCCACCGCCGTCAATACAGTGGTGTTAGTAACAGAATTTGGAGGAGATGCAATTAAGGTTGCTCGTACCGTCGTCTCCTCTACCCTAGCCAGTTTAATAACCCTTCCCTTTTTACTCTGGGCCACAACTCAGATGGTTGCTCATTAA